A region of Candidatus Omnitrophota bacterium DNA encodes the following proteins:
- a CDS encoding winged helix-turn-helix transcriptional regulator, which translates to FFALDDHYDEKRPLYYAALKDVDKAKGDLTGWLEYFTSGVLYSVDKVKSIIEKLGFTQKIEEAEQIELTEKQIKILERIKEKGRITNKDLRGMFKISRQAILKEVSKLIYAGLIQLVGKGRGAYYCMSARRTLKP; encoded by the coding sequence GATTTTTTGCGCTTGATGATCATTATGATGAAAAAAGACCCCTTTATTATGCCGCTTTAAAGGATGTTGACAAAGCTAAAGGCGATCTTACTGGATGGCTCGAGTACTTTACAAGCGGCGTATTGTATTCGGTTGACAAGGTGAAATCTATTATCGAAAAATTAGGCTTTACACAAAAGATTGAAGAGGCCGAACAGATAGAGCTTACGGAGAAACAGATTAAAATCCTTGAAAGGATAAAAGAAAAAGGCAGGATTACCAATAAGGATTTGCGTGGAATGTTTAAGATATCCCGCCAGGCCATATTGAAGGAAGTTTCAAAGCTCATTTATGCAGGGTTGATTCAACTTGTCGGCAAAGGCCGAGGTGCCTACTACTGTATGTCTGCTCGCAGGACCTTAAAGCCGTAA